Proteins found in one Paenibacillus wynnii genomic segment:
- a CDS encoding response regulator transcription factor encodes MDNFFIAVVDDDIHIRNLVEAYLQKENYRTIGLENAEDAWELWRSDPPDMWVLDLMLPGMDGYELCRRIRKEAEVPIIMISARDNEVDKILGLELGSDDYLVKPFSPRELVARIKRQLQRWYRLKGSEEAILNSDVKLQIHLGRLQLMLTERRVFWSGEETDLTLKEFDLLKSLAENPNRAFTRDELLTRVWGDDYYGSDRAVDHLIKRIRKKIDGLPIEAVWGHGYRLRTDGEES; translated from the coding sequence TTGGATAACTTTTTCATTGCTGTTGTGGATGATGATATACATATACGGAATCTAGTGGAGGCCTATCTGCAGAAAGAAAACTATCGCACCATCGGACTAGAGAACGCCGAGGATGCGTGGGAGTTATGGAGATCAGATCCGCCGGACATGTGGGTGCTGGATTTAATGCTGCCTGGTATGGATGGCTACGAGCTGTGCAGGCGTATTCGAAAGGAAGCCGAAGTGCCTATTATAATGATTTCTGCCCGGGATAATGAAGTCGATAAAATATTGGGATTGGAGCTGGGGAGTGATGATTATCTGGTCAAGCCCTTTAGCCCTCGAGAACTGGTAGCCCGTATTAAGCGCCAGCTGCAGCGGTGGTATCGCTTGAAAGGGTCTGAGGAGGCAATTCTAAATTCAGATGTCAAGCTGCAAATTCATCTAGGCCGACTTCAGCTTATGCTGACTGAGAGGCGCGTTTTTTGGTCAGGGGAAGAAACGGATTTAACACTCAAAGAATTTGATCTGTTAAAATCTCTGGCTGAGAATCCCAATCGTGCTTTTACAAGAGACGAGCTATTGACTAGGGTTTGGGGAGATGATTATTACGGAAGTGATCGAGCTGTAGACCATCTAATTAAACGGATTCGTAAAAAAATAGACGGATTGCCCATCGAAGCTGTGTGGGGTCACGGCTATCGCTTAAGAACCGACGGAGAGGAATCATAA